One window of the Aptenodytes patagonicus chromosome 5, bAptPat1.pri.cur, whole genome shotgun sequence genome contains the following:
- the PDCD4 gene encoding programmed cell death protein 4: MEIEKEHIYVNPTELENLSDAPFSGDEENGGSEERKTEINGNWIPATSITEAKINAKAKRRLRKNSSRDSGRGDSVSDNGETLKIGVVVPTSPKGKLLDRRSRSGKGRGLPKKGGAGGKGVWGTPGQVYDVEEVDIKDPNYDDDQENCVYETVVLPLDERAFEKTLTPIIQEYFEHGDTNEVSEMLKDLNLGEMKYSVPVLAVSLALEGKASHREMTSKLISDLCGTVVSKTDVEKSFDRLLKELPELVLDSPRAPQLVGQFIARAVGDGILSSTYIDGYKGTVDCVQARAALDRATVLLSMTKGGKRIDNAWGSGGGQQSVKHLVKEIDMLLKEYLLSGDVLEAERCLQELEVPHFHHELVYEAVVMVLESTGEKTFKMILDLLKSLWRSSVITMDQMKRGYERVYCEIPDINLDVPHSYSVLERFVEECFQAGIISKPLRDLCPSRGRKRFVSEGDGGRLKLESY, from the exons ATGGAAATAGAAAAGGAGCACATTTATGTTAACCCAACAG AACTTGAGAATCTAAGTGATGCTCCATTTTCCGGTGATGAAGAAAATGGTGGGTCTGAGGAACGAAagactgaaatcaatggaaattggATTCCTGCAACTTCAATTACTGAAGCCAAAATAAATGCTAAAGCAAAGAGACGGTTGAGGAAAAATTCTTCTAGAGATTCTGGGAGAGGAGACTCTGTTAGTGACAATGGAGAGACACTGAAGATTGGAGTTGTTGTACCAACGAGCCCAAAGGGGAAACTCCTGGACAGGCGATCCCGGTCTGGAAAGGGAAGGGGTCTACCAAAGAAAG GTGGAGCAGGTGGTAAAGGAGTTTGGGGAACACCAGGTCAAGTGTATGATGTGGAAGAAGTAGATATTAAGGATCCTAATTATGATGATGACCAG GAGAACTGTGTCTATGAAACAGTAGTTTTACCTCTGGATGAAAGAGCATTTGAAAAAACTTTAACACCAATCATACAAGAGTATTTTGAACATGGAGATACTAACGAAGTTTCG GAGATGCTGAAGGATTTAAACCTTGGTGAAATGAAATACAGTGTGCCAGTGCTGGCTGTTTCCTTGGCATTAGAGGGGAAGGCTAGTCACAGGGAAATGACATCTAAGCTTATCTCCGACCTTTGCGGGACAGTAGTAAGCAAAACTGATGTGGAAAAATCGTTTGACAGACTGCTTAAAGAACTACCTGAGTTGGTGTTGGATTCTCCTAGGGCACCACAG ttgGTGGGCCAGTTTATTGCTAGAGCTGTTGGAGATGGGATCCTAAGCAGTACCTACATAGATGGCTACAAAGGAACTGTGGATTGCGTCCAAGCTCG AGCTGCGCTGGACCGAGCTACTGTGTTGCTGAGTATGACAAAGGGTGGAAAGCGTATAGACAACGCATGGGGGTCAGGAGGTGGCCAGCAGTCTGTGAAACACCTTGTTAAAGAG ATTGATATGTTGCTGAAAGAGTACTTGCTTTCCGGAGATGTACTGGAAGCTGAACGTTGCCTTCAGGAACTGGAAGTACCCCATTTTCACCATGAACTTGTATATGAA GCCGTTGTGATGGTTTTGGAGTCAACTGgagaaaagacttttaaaatgatACTGGATTTGTTGAAATCTCTCTGGAGGTCTTCTGTCATTACTATGGACCAAATGAAAAGA GGCTATGAACGAGTTTACTGTGAAATCCCAGATATTAACCTGGATGTGCCACACTCCTATTCCGTGCTTGAGCGGTTTGTAGAGGAATGCTTTCAGGCTGGAATAATCTCCAAACCACTGAGAGACCTCTGTCCTTCAAG GGGCAGAAAGCGTTTTGTGAGTGAAGGAGATGGAGGTCGTCTTAAGCTAGAAAGCTACTGA